ACCCCTTCTGCTGAACCGCCTGTAGCTGCAGCGCAAGAGGCTGCGTTCGTACCAGTATTCGCGCCTGCGCCCGAACCCGAGCCTGTTCCCGAACCCGCACCTGCGCCCGAACCTTTTCCAACGCCAGTGTCTGTGCCCGCACCCGAACACCAGCATGCGCCCCAGCCAGTGTTTGAGCCAGCGCCCGTTACCCAGCTTGCACCCGAACCTGAACCGGAAATTCGGGCGGAAATTCCGATACCGCTGGATCCGCCTTCCGGTGATGATCAGTTTTCCACCGAAACCCTGGCGGAACTTTATGCCCAGCAGGGTCTTATTGAAAAAGCGGCGAATATTTACCGTCGGATCCTGGATCAGGCGCCGGAAAATGAAGCTGTGAAATTGAAGCTCGAAACCCTGGAGGAGCAAACTCCAGTAATCGTGGGATCCGTTCAGGAGGTTAAGCCCCGTGAAGAGGGCCAAACCCAGTCCCCTCAGAAGGGTGGTAATGAGGACCCTTTGAGTATGCTGGAGCGGCTTCTTGAAAATGCGGAAAGGATAAAGGGACCATGATCTTCGAAGATGTGCTGAAAAATATCGTTGAACGTTCCGATGGGGTGCTAGGTGCGGTGATCATGGGTATGGACGGAATCTCAATAGGTGAACACCTGGTTGATCCTGGTTGCACTATCCAGACCGTCGGAATAGAGTATGCGCTTGCTATCAAGAGTATACAAAAAGCCTCCGCGTCCCTTTCTGCCGGTTTGGTTCAGGAGGTTTTTATTAACACTCAGAACAACATTTTTATTCTGAGACTTATAACCGATGATTATTTCATTGCCGTAGCCATGGAGCCTGAAGGCAACCACGGGAAGACACGTTACCTGATGCGGTTATCGGTCCCGTCTCTGTTAAAGGAATTTGAATGACCCCAGTCCCAGGTTCTGGTTCTGTTTGATAAAAACCTGCCCATAAGGGTCAAAGAATTAACTGACATCACGGCAAATCGCGAATGGGGAGGGAATTAATTGATCAGTACAAACCAGTTCAAGAGAGGTATTAAGGTCGAAATCGAGGGTGAACCGTTTTCAATTATTGAATTTCAGCACGTAAAACCTGGCAAAGGGGGGGCTTTCGTCCGCACCAAACTCAAAAGCCTTATCACTGGTAACGTTTTGGACAGAACCTACCGGTCCGGGGAAAAGCTGAAAAGGCCCGATTTTGAAGAAAAGCAGATGCAGTATCTTTACAGGGACGAGAGCGGGTTTCATTTCATGGATACTGGTACCTACGAGCAGGTACTCTTGACTGCCGAGGACATGGGCGATCTCCAGGATTATCTCAAAGAGGAACTCGAGGTCACTGTACAGATGTACAACGGAAAGCCCATTGGGATTGATCTGCCCATTTTTGTAGAGCTTGCCATAGTCAAGGCTGAGCCGGGTGTAAAGGGCGATACAGCCACGGGAGCAACAAAACCCGCGGAAATGGAAACGGGTGCAGTGATCTTTGTCCCCCTCTTTTTGGGAGAAGGAGACGTTGTGAAGATCGATACACGCTCAGGGGAATATATCGAACGCGTGAGATAGGAGAGAATTTGATGGATATCAAGGAGATTAAGGAGATCCTGAGACTTCTGGACCGATACGGTGTTCAGGATTTTACCCTTCAGAGGGGTGATAACAGGATTCGTGTGCGAAAGGGTGGAGTCCTTGAGGAGCCTGGCCAGGTGAGGTACCGGGAAATCCCGGTGAACGAGGTGCCGTCATCGGCAGTCTCGTCGCCTCAAGGTTACCCGGCGGCACCGCCATCTTCGTTGCCAGGAGACCAGCTTACGGTAGGTGACAATCAGTTTCTTGTTACTTCGCCCATTGTGGGAACCTTTTACAGAGCGCCCTCGCCGGAAGAACCACCCTATGTGGAGGTTAACAGCGTCGTCACCAAGGGAGCGGTGCTCTGTATCGTTGAAGCGATGAAGATAATGAACGAGATAGAGTGTGAGGTCACCGGGAAGATCTCAACGATTCTGGTGGAAAACGCCCAGGCCGTTGAATACGGTGAGCCTCTCTTTATCGTTGACCTGGCGTGAATGCTTTGAAACTTTTTTCAAAAATACTTGTTGCCAACAGAGGCGAGATCGCTCTGAGGGTTATCCGTGCCTGCAGGGAACTTGGGATCAAGACAGTGGCCGTTTATTCAGAAGCGGACCGGGACGCCTTACATACCCGCTTCGCGGACGAGGGGATATGTATTGGTCCGGCCAATCTGTTGCAGAGCTATTTGAACATCCCTGCCGTGATCAGCGCCGCAGAGGTGTCGGACTGTGAAGCGATCCATCCTGGATACGGATTTCTGGCAGAGAACCCGGAGTTTGCCGAGATCTGTGAGGCCAGCGGTATTACCTTTATTGGCCCCCGATCCGAACATATTAGATTGATGGGAAATAAGATCCAGGCACGAAACCTTGCCGCGCGGGCTGGTGTTCCCATGCCGCCTGGAGGGATCGAAGGGGTTAGTGACCCGGAGGAAGCTCTTATTGCAGCCAAACAGCTCGGGTTCCCGGTTATTATCAAGGCTGCTGCCGGAGGAGGGGGACGTGGTATCCGGGTCGTTCATTCAGAAGCTTCCTTCAGAACCTCATTTTCCATGGCCCAATCTGAGGCAAGCTCTTCCTTCAACGACCCGGAGGTATATGTAGAAAAGTTTATCGAGTCACCGCGGCATGTTGAGATCCAGATAATGGCTGATAACCAAGGCAATGTTATTCATTTGGGTGAAAGGGATTGCAGTATACAGCGACGATTCCAGAAGCTCATTGAAGAGGCCCCATCACCGGCTGTAAGCGAAGAACTGCGGGTGCAAATGGGTAAAGCGGCTGTTAACCTGACGCGGGAGGCCGGATATGTGAATGCCGGAACGGTGGAATTTCTTTTAGACCGGGATGGAAAATTCTACTTTATGGAGATGAATACCAGGATTCAGGTCGAACACCCGGTGACCGAAATGGTCACGGGGGTTGACCTGGTTAAGGAGCAGATCAGGGTAGCGGCAGGCCACCCCCTCGGATTCAAACAGGAGGATATAAGGATTCAGGGTCACGCTATTGAATGCCGTATCAACGCTGAGGACCCGGTAGACTATCGGCCCTGTCCCGGGACGATCTCCTTCTACTATGCACCAGGCGGTCCAGGGATAAGGGTAGATTCCGCGGCCTTTGAAGATTACTATATCACTCCACACTACGATTCCATGATAGCCAAGCTCGTGGCCCACGGTCGTGATCGGGAAGAGGCTGTTGCAAGGATGCAAAGAGCCCTGGAGGAGTTTGTCATCGAGGGGATAAAGACAACCATACCACTCCATCAGAGGATCCTGGCTACCATGAAATTCAGAAAGGGTGATTACGGCACCGATTTTCTTGAAGAATTAAAGAAATAGGCGAAAGTCAGATAGGGAACCATGAATGGTGAACTGCGGAAGTAGCCGGATGACATGCCGCTCTGAACCGTTCACGGTTTTATTTTTACATCTTACGGCAAAATGAAGGACGTTCAAAAACATCATTCATTATGATACCATTCTAGCTTTGTTTAAATAATGTTGAAATATGAACGGGAAAATTCAAACATGGCAGATAAGGCAAAATTATTTAAGATAGCGCAAAAACACCTGTCCAAGGGGAACCTGGACAAGGCTATCAAAACCTTCCAGCAGTTGGCAGAGGTTGATCCCAACGATCAGCGGCTTATTTTGCGTCTTGCTGAAATTCTGGCCCGAGCCGGGAGGAAAAAGGAAGCCGTCGAGAACTATGAAAAGGTTGCCGCCGGATACATCAAACAGGATTTCCCTCCCAAGGCAATTGCTGTATACAGGACTATTCTTCGTCTGGACCCGGAGCTTTTTTCAGCCTACGAAAAACTGGCGGAACTCTATAAAAGCCAGGGGCTAGAGGCTGAGGCCCTGGCTATTTTCGAAAACCTTTTCAAGGTTTACGAAAGGAAGAACGACGAAGACAAACAGATAGATGTCCTCAAGCTCATGGCCGACATGGATCCCGAGAATCTGGGGTTCCAGGTCAGGTTGGGAGAGACCCTGGCCAGGAAGGGTCGGAAAAAAGAGGCTGCCGAGGCTTTGGCAAAAGCTGCAGCCACCCTCAGCCGGAGAGGATTCCACGACAGAGCTTCCCAGCTTTTCGAAAAAATCACCGCCTTGAATCCCGACAACACAGCGGTGCGAAGAGAGCTTTGTGCCCACTACCTCGAGAGCGGGAAGTATAATGAGGCCCGCACCGAGATCGAAGCAATCCTCGCGATTGAACCAGATGATCCACGGATGGTTCTCCTTTTGGGCCGAATCCTTTTCCAGTTGGGGAAAAGTGGTGAGGGAGAGGAGAAAATCTCGGAGTCGATCAAGCTTTTCCTGAAAGCCGGTGAGCTTGAATCTGTGATGAGGGAGTTTCTTTTTGTTGCCCAGTCTCATTTTAACAATGGTGAGGATTACGAGGCAGAGGCTTTTTATCGCCAGATCTTGTCAAATGTGCCAGGAGAGGTGAGGGCAATAAAAGGGCTCGTGTCGGTGGCGGAAAAGAGGAAAGATCGTGTTGGTCAGATAGACAATCTCCTTCTTCTTGGCCGGACAATGCAGCAGGCTGGAGATCGGGAGGGTGTTATAGATTCCTTCAGAAGGGTCAATGAGCTTGATCCCCTGAACGAGGAAGCCAAAGCTTATCTTGCTGGTGCTGGTCCTGTTGAACCCCCCGTTGTTCAGTTTGAAGAACAATCCATTGGTCTGGAAGGTGAGATCCAGGATGCGGATCTCGATGAAATCGAAGAGGTCGAACTTTTTGATGCTGAGGACATGGATCTGGAGGACATCAGTGAGGATGTCCTCGAAGAAGACATCGATGAAGAGATCCAGCTCATAGATGATGAGGAACCTGACAGGATTGTTCTTGATGCTGACGAGCCTCAGGTTGATTTTGGCGCAAAAGAGGTGGAGGAGGGGTTTATCCCTGAAATCGTTCTTGAAGATTACAAGGATGATTTCGAAGTGGATATCGGGGATTTTGAAACTGTGATGGAGGTCTCTGAAGTTGCCGGGGACGTTGCCGGGGAAGAGGCCGGGGGAGAAACAGAACCTGCAGGTTTTGACGAAGTGCAGGCTTCAGAATCTGTCGAACAGTTATCCGACGAGATGTCGCTTGAAGAGCTCCTCGCTGAAGCGGAAGTCTATGAAAGGTATGGCCTCAAAGAAAAGGTAGCCGAGACTCTGGAGAAAGCAAGGGTCAGGGCGCCTGGTGACCAGGAGGTACTCTCCAGGATAGCGGCCTTTGATTCGGGTACTAAAGTCCAGGGACTGTGTCCAGTCGCTGGGGATTCGGCACAGGAACTGCCTGAAACAGAGGATCCCCATCACGACCCCTTTTCAGAAGAACTCGAAGAGGCCGACTTCTACCATTCTCAGGGACTCGACGATGAGGCTTCCAAAATTTACAAGTCTATTCTGGAGCGTGACCCTCAGCAAAACAGGGCCTTGCAAGCACTTTCCTCTATCGAGGTGAAGGGCGCACCGGACGAGCCTGGGGCGGCAGAACCTGTTGATGAAGGGCGCACAACGGCTTTGTCTGTTGACCCCGGTGTGCCGGTAGAAACAGCTCTTGAATCGCGGTTCAATCCGGATACCGCTAAAGATGTCAAAAGTAAACTTATAGTAGAAGATTCAACTCCTGAAGGCATGAACGACTTCCTTGATATCGCTGAGGAGCTTCGCATAGAGATTGCTGAGGAGGATGCTGCGGAAGCCCGGATCGGACCTGCTGACGGGCCGGTCTCATTTGAAGAGATATTCAGCCAGTTCAAGGAAGGAATTAAGGAAACCCTGGGAGATGAGGAGTACGAAACCCACTACAACCTGGGGATCGCATACAAAGACATGGGCCTTTATGATGATGCCATCCTGGAGTTCGAGTCGGGTACCAGGGATCCTGCTCTGGCCCAGGATAGCTTTAGCCTGATGGCTATGTGCTATGTGGAGAAAAGGGATTACGAGTCAGCGATAAACGCCATTGTTCAAGCCATTGATATTTCAAATGGAGGGAGCAAAACGGGGCTTTTCTTCCAACTTGGTGAGGTGAAGGAAAAACAGAACTTGTGGTCGGAGGCTATAAAGGCTTATGAGCAGGTACAATCCGATGATCCTGCCTTCCAGGGTATAGGTGAAGCTATTGAGCGTGTTAAGGCTTCCCTTTCCCGTGGGGTGATCCAGGATGAGCCTGATGACTTGTCGGATGGCGGTATGGATAATATGCTTACGGACCTGATACGGGAGGTTGAGGAAATGGCCAAAGAGTCTTCCGGCGAAACAACGGACGAACCGGGTAAACCCAAAAAAGACAGGATATCCTATCTATAAAATGCTGCACTTTGAATTCCAGCCAGCATTTTATAGATAGTCATTTCCTGCAATGTTGAAATGACCATGTCAGGAGAATCCAAATGTTGATACAACCCTTATTTTCTTTCCTGAGGCCTGATCCGGTTGGCTGCCGGTTAAACGGATACGAGGAAATGACCTGTGAGCTACCTTGATTTTTACGGGCTTCAGATAGAGCCGTTTTCCAACGCTCCAAATGAGCGGTTCTACTACAATAGCGCTCAGCACGCACGGGCTTTGACCAGGATCATGTACGTGGCAGAGACCATGAAAGGCCTGGCTGTGGTGGTGGGCGACATAGGAACGGGGAAAACGACACTGGCCAGGAAGGTCCTGGACGGCCTGCCTTCCGAGGTTTACGAATCGGCTCTTCTGGTGATCCTGCATGCGGAGATTTCCCAGGAATGGCTGCTCAGAAGGATAGCCCAACAGCTGGGTATCGAAAACCCTGCCACCGAGAAACTCCAGATTATCGGACAACTATACCGTAAACTCCTTCATCTCCATGAAATGGGCAAAAAGGCTGTGGTCCTCATTGACGAGGCGCAGATGCTTAATACCCGAGAACTCATGGAGGAGTTCCGGGGGCTTTTGAACCTGGAGGTGACGGCGCACAAATTGATCACTTTTATTTTTTTCGGGCTGCCGGAGGTTGAGGATACCCTGGCGCTGGATCCGCCTCTCCTGCAGAGGGTTGCCATGAAGATCAGGTTATCGACCCTCACTGACGAGGCGACAAAAGCCTACGTTGTCCACAGGATGGCTATTGCCGGCAGCAGGGAAACCATCTTTACCGATGGGGCACTGAAGCTTATTTATAAGTATTCCGACGGTTTTCCGAGAAAGATCAACGTTCTTTGCGATAATGCCCTTTTTCAGGGTTTTCTCATGCGGCAACGGGTGATCGATGAAACTATTGTCATGGAAATGGCAGCTGACCTGGGCTTTGACGCCAGGATGGACAACCGAGCTGATATACCATCCATGGCTATTCCCGCCTCCTGGAACCCGGACGGTGTGAATGCGGAGGATGTTATTCCAGGTGAAATGCTGGTGCAGAACTTGAAAAATCCGGTTGTCCCCGAGATCCCACTGGAAGCGGTTCCGGAACAGTTGCAGACCCAGAACGCCCAGATCACCAGCGAGGACCTGGACCTGAAACTGGAGGAGTTTTTTGAGGATACGTTTAAGG
The window above is part of the bacterium genome. Proteins encoded here:
- the accC gene encoding acetyl-CoA carboxylase biotin carboxylase subunit, producing the protein MKLFSKILVANRGEIALRVIRACRELGIKTVAVYSEADRDALHTRFADEGICIGPANLLQSYLNIPAVISAAEVSDCEAIHPGYGFLAENPEFAEICEASGITFIGPRSEHIRLMGNKIQARNLAARAGVPMPPGGIEGVSDPEEALIAAKQLGFPVIIKAAAGGGGRGIRVVHSEASFRTSFSMAQSEASSSFNDPEVYVEKFIESPRHVEIQIMADNQGNVIHLGERDCSIQRRFQKLIEEAPSPAVSEELRVQMGKAAVNLTREAGYVNAGTVEFLLDRDGKFYFMEMNTRIQVEHPVTEMVTGVDLVKEQIRVAAGHPLGFKQEDIRIQGHAIECRINAEDPVDYRPCPGTISFYYAPGGPGIRVDSAAFEDYYITPHYDSMIAKLVAHGRDREEAVARMQRALEEFVIEGIKTTIPLHQRILATMKFRKGDYGTDFLEELKK
- a CDS encoding tetratricopeptide repeat protein produces the protein MADKAKLFKIAQKHLSKGNLDKAIKTFQQLAEVDPNDQRLILRLAEILARAGRKKEAVENYEKVAAGYIKQDFPPKAIAVYRTILRLDPELFSAYEKLAELYKSQGLEAEALAIFENLFKVYERKNDEDKQIDVLKLMADMDPENLGFQVRLGETLARKGRKKEAAEALAKAAATLSRRGFHDRASQLFEKITALNPDNTAVRRELCAHYLESGKYNEARTEIEAILAIEPDDPRMVLLLGRILFQLGKSGEGEEKISESIKLFLKAGELESVMREFLFVAQSHFNNGEDYEAEAFYRQILSNVPGEVRAIKGLVSVAEKRKDRVGQIDNLLLLGRTMQQAGDREGVIDSFRRVNELDPLNEEAKAYLAGAGPVEPPVVQFEEQSIGLEGEIQDADLDEIEEVELFDAEDMDLEDISEDVLEEDIDEEIQLIDDEEPDRIVLDADEPQVDFGAKEVEEGFIPEIVLEDYKDDFEVDIGDFETVMEVSEVAGDVAGEEAGGETEPAGFDEVQASESVEQLSDEMSLEELLAEAEVYERYGLKEKVAETLEKARVRAPGDQEVLSRIAAFDSGTKVQGLCPVAGDSAQELPETEDPHHDPFSEELEEADFYHSQGLDDEASKIYKSILERDPQQNRALQALSSIEVKGAPDEPGAAEPVDEGRTTALSVDPGVPVETALESRFNPDTAKDVKSKLIVEDSTPEGMNDFLDIAEELRIEIAEEDAAEARIGPADGPVSFEEIFSQFKEGIKETLGDEEYETHYNLGIAYKDMGLYDDAILEFESGTRDPALAQDSFSLMAMCYVEKRDYESAINAIVQAIDISNGGSKTGLFFQLGEVKEKQNLWSEAIKAYEQVQSDDPAFQGIGEAIERVKASLSRGVIQDEPDDLSDGGMDNMLTDLIREVEEMAKESSGETTDEPGKPKKDRISYL
- the accB gene encoding acetyl-CoA carboxylase biotin carboxyl carrier protein; protein product: MDIKEIKEILRLLDRYGVQDFTLQRGDNRIRVRKGGVLEEPGQVRYREIPVNEVPSSAVSSPQGYPAAPPSSLPGDQLTVGDNQFLVTSPIVGTFYRAPSPEEPPYVEVNSVVTKGAVLCIVEAMKIMNEIECEVTGKISTILVENAQAVEYGEPLFIVDLA
- a CDS encoding roadblock/LC7 domain-containing protein — encoded protein: MIFEDVLKNIVERSDGVLGAVIMGMDGISIGEHLVDPGCTIQTVGIEYALAIKSIQKASASLSAGLVQEVFINTQNNIFILRLITDDYFIAVAMEPEGNHGKTRYLMRLSVPSLLKEFE
- the efp gene encoding elongation factor P codes for the protein MISTNQFKRGIKVEIEGEPFSIIEFQHVKPGKGGAFVRTKLKSLITGNVLDRTYRSGEKLKRPDFEEKQMQYLYRDESGFHFMDTGTYEQVLLTAEDMGDLQDYLKEELEVTVQMYNGKPIGIDLPIFVELAIVKAEPGVKGDTATGATKPAEMETGAVIFVPLFLGEGDVVKIDTRSGEYIERVR
- a CDS encoding AAA family ATPase; its protein translation is MSYLDFYGLQIEPFSNAPNERFYYNSAQHARALTRIMYVAETMKGLAVVVGDIGTGKTTLARKVLDGLPSEVYESALLVILHAEISQEWLLRRIAQQLGIENPATEKLQIIGQLYRKLLHLHEMGKKAVVLIDEAQMLNTRELMEEFRGLLNLEVTAHKLITFIFFGLPEVEDTLALDPPLLQRVAMKIRLSTLTDEATKAYVVHRMAIAGSRETIFTDGALKLIYKYSDGFPRKINVLCDNALFQGFLMRQRVIDETIVMEMAADLGFDARMDNRADIPSMAIPASWNPDGVNAEDVIPGEMLVQNLKNPVVPEIPLEAVPEQLQTQNAQITSEDLDLKLEEFFEDTFKES